In the Ruminococcus sp. OA3 genome, one interval contains:
- a CDS encoding peptidoglycan-binding protein, protein MGRDISKCHPRLQELAAELKAECAKQGYEIAIGESFRSVAEQDALYAQGRTKPGQIVTNAPGSSYSSMHQWGVAFDFYRNDGTGAYNENGNFFEHVGAIGKSLGLEWGGDWTSPVDRPHFQLPDWGSTPSRLKNIYGNINSFMKTWGNPGGTNTAPSQDNWVLRLQQELVRQGYRPGKVDGIAGPNTLNGCPTVRKGASGGITRLIQEKLSNVYKIGIGTSGADGIFGKDTEAAVMEFQKQKGLSIDGIVGKKTWRALLDL, encoded by the coding sequence ATGGGCAGAGATATATCAAAATGTCATCCGCGCCTGCAGGAACTCGCCGCTGAATTGAAGGCTGAGTGTGCCAAACAGGGATATGAGATAGCGATAGGTGAAAGTTTTCGAAGTGTGGCAGAGCAGGATGCGCTGTACGCTCAGGGGAGGACAAAACCGGGGCAGATTGTGACGAATGCACCGGGCAGTTCCTACAGCTCCATGCATCAGTGGGGGGTAGCCTTTGATTTTTACAGAAATGATGGAACAGGGGCGTACAATGAAAATGGAAACTTCTTTGAACATGTAGGGGCGATCGGTAAATCTCTTGGACTGGAATGGGGAGGAGACTGGACGTCACCGGTGGACCGTCCACATTTTCAGCTCCCTGACTGGGGCAGTACACCGTCACGGCTGAAAAATATATACGGAAATATCAATTCGTTTATGAAAACCTGGGGAAATCCCGGAGGAACCAATACAGCACCGTCACAGGATAACTGGGTACTGCGTTTGCAGCAGGAGCTGGTAAGACAGGGCTACCGCCCAGGTAAGGTGGATGGGATTGCAGGGCCCAATACACTGAATGGATGCCCCACAGTGCGTAAGGGCGCAAGCGGGGGTATAACCAGGCTGATTCAGGAGAAACTGTCTAATGTATATAAAATTGGAATCGGGACTTCTGGGGCAGACGGAATCTTCGGAAAGGATACAGAAGCGGCTGTTATGGAATTTCAGAAGCAGAAAGGTCTGTCAATTGACGGTATTGTAGGCAAAAAGACCTGGCGTGCACTGCTGGATCTGTAA
- the ispF gene encoding 2-C-methyl-D-erythritol 2,4-cyclodiphosphate synthase: MRIGMGYDVHRLEEGRKLILGGVEISYEKGLLGHSDADVVVHAIMDALLGAAALRDIGTHFPDTDPQYRGISSILLLEKVGKLLEEERYIINNIDATIIAQKPKLMPYIGQMTENVARALNIEINQVNIKATTEEGLGFTGRMEGISSQAICSLIPVLELAGEDRMNTRPCEGCCGCAKDK; the protein is encoded by the coding sequence ATGAGAATAGGAATGGGATATGATGTACACCGGCTGGAAGAAGGCCGAAAACTGATCCTGGGAGGCGTTGAAATTTCATATGAGAAGGGTCTGTTGGGGCATTCGGATGCAGATGTGGTTGTACACGCCATTATGGATGCACTTCTGGGAGCTGCGGCGCTGCGAGATATTGGAACTCATTTTCCGGACACGGATCCGCAGTACCGTGGTATTTCCAGTATTCTGCTTCTGGAGAAAGTAGGAAAACTGCTCGAGGAAGAGCGGTACATTATCAACAATATCGACGCGACGATAATTGCGCAGAAGCCGAAGCTGATGCCATATATCGGACAGATGACAGAAAACGTGGCGCGTGCGCTGAATATTGAAATAAACCAGGTGAATATAAAAGCGACCACGGAGGAGGGGCTTGGTTTTACCGGGAGGATGGAGGGGATATCATCTCAGGCAATCTGCTCCCTCATACCGGTACTTGAGCTGGCAGGTGAGGACAGGATGAACACCAGACCATGCGAGGGCTGCTGCGGCTGTGCAAAAGATAAATAA
- the cysS gene encoding cysteine--tRNA ligase yields MKLYNTLTKSKEEFVPLTEGKVKMYVCGPTVYNLIHIGNARPMIVFDTARRYMEYKGYEVNFVSNFTDVDDKIIAKAIEEGVESEVISTRYIKECRKDMEAMNVRPATTHPLATQEIDGMIDMIQTLVDKGYAYNADGTVYFRTRKFQEYGKLSHKNLDDLRSGGRSLLVTGEDSKEDPLDFVLWKPKKEGEPSWESPWGDGRPGWHIECSVMSKKYLGEEIDIHAGGEDLVFPHHENEIAQSECCNGKIFARYWLHNAFLNIDNRKMSKSLGNFFTVREIGEKYDLQVLRFFMLSAHYRSPLNFSADIMESSKNALERIITAVDHLKTLCDSAKVQELTQQEEDQLREMKEYRDKFELAMDDDLNTADAISAVFELVKFANTTADENSTQTYAASLLEEIKFLCDLLGLIVDKKAENLDEEIEALIAKRQDARKARDFKLADEIRDQLLAQGIILEDTREGVKWKRA; encoded by the coding sequence ATGAAGCTGTATAATACGCTGACGAAAAGTAAGGAAGAGTTCGTGCCGCTTACGGAAGGAAAGGTCAAAATGTATGTCTGCGGACCTACGGTATATAACCTGATCCACATTGGCAATGCACGTCCGATGATCGTGTTTGACACAGCGAGACGCTATATGGAATATAAGGGATACGAAGTGAATTTTGTGTCCAATTTTACTGACGTTGATGATAAAATCATAGCAAAAGCAATCGAAGAAGGTGTTGAATCCGAAGTGATCTCGACACGTTACATCAAAGAGTGCAGGAAGGATATGGAGGCAATGAATGTCAGGCCGGCGACGACACATCCTCTGGCAACACAGGAAATTGACGGCATGATCGATATGATTCAGACGTTGGTTGACAAAGGTTATGCATATAACGCAGATGGGACTGTATATTTCAGAACAAGGAAGTTCCAGGAATACGGAAAACTTTCACATAAAAATCTGGACGATCTGCGAAGCGGCGGCCGTTCTCTGCTTGTGACAGGGGAAGACTCAAAGGAAGATCCTCTGGATTTTGTACTTTGGAAGCCGAAAAAAGAAGGAGAGCCATCCTGGGAGTCACCATGGGGTGACGGGCGTCCGGGCTGGCATATCGAATGCTCTGTGATGTCCAAAAAATATCTTGGTGAGGAGATCGATATCCACGCGGGAGGGGAGGATCTTGTATTTCCCCATCATGAAAATGAAATTGCGCAGAGTGAGTGCTGCAACGGTAAAATATTTGCCAGGTACTGGCTGCATAATGCATTCCTGAATATTGATAACCGTAAAATGTCAAAATCACTTGGCAATTTCTTTACCGTCCGTGAGATCGGGGAAAAATACGATCTTCAGGTACTGCGCTTTTTTATGCTGAGTGCACATTACAGAAGCCCGCTTAATTTCAGTGCCGATATCATGGAGTCTTCAAAAAATGCGTTGGAGAGGATTATAACTGCCGTGGATCATCTGAAGACGCTGTGTGACAGTGCCAAAGTACAGGAGCTGACGCAGCAGGAAGAAGATCAGCTGAGGGAGATGAAAGAATACCGGGATAAATTCGAGCTGGCAATGGATGATGACCTGAACACTGCAGATGCGATTTCGGCGGTATTTGAACTTGTAAAGTTTGCTAATACTACCGCTGATGAAAACAGCACCCAAACTTACGCGGCGTCATTGCTGGAGGAGATTAAATTCCTCTGTGATTTGCTTGGCCTGATCGTCGACAAAAAGGCGGAGAATCTGGATGAGGAAATCGAAGCGCTGATTGCAAAACGGCAGGATGCCAGAAAAGCCCGGGATTTTAAACTGGCAGATGAGATCCGTGATCAGCTGCTGGCGCAGGGGATCATTCTTGAAGACACAAGAGAAGGTGTGAAATGGAAGAGAGCTTAA
- a CDS encoding ribonuclease III domain-containing protein: MEESLSYLKEQFQLADIDVRSYSPLSLAYIGDSIYDLLIRTMIMSEGNLPVQKMHKRASGLVKAQKQAGMMDRILPLLTDEEASVFRRGRNAKPHTVAKNASVSDYRRATGFEAWDIFICQEISNGLSI; the protein is encoded by the coding sequence ATGGAAGAGAGCTTAAGTTATCTGAAAGAACAATTTCAGCTGGCGGATATTGATGTGCGGTCATATTCGCCGCTGTCACTGGCTTATATCGGAGACAGCATTTATGATCTTCTGATTCGGACGATGATTATGAGTGAAGGCAATCTCCCGGTTCAGAAAATGCACAAAAGAGCCAGCGGACTTGTAAAGGCACAGAAGCAGGCGGGTATGATGGACAGGATACTGCCGCTTCTGACAGACGAGGAAGCCAGTGTGTTCAGAAGGGGCAGGAATGCAAAGCCTCATACGGTTGCTAAAAATGCCTCGGTGTCGGATTACCGCAGAGCTACTGGGTTTGAAGCCTGGGATATCTTTATCTGTCAGGAGATATCAAACGGATTATCGATCTGA
- a CDS encoding YmaF family protein: MNSNFVEASHCPKQHNHEILGSTKIKGCCENAHNHRFATVSGDAIPCDGSHVHEVEFTTDSCDGHKHEFCGTSGPAIDVGCGRHVHLIKGCTSCNSDHKHEFVVATLIEDPICE; the protein is encoded by the coding sequence ATGAATTCAAACTTTGTTGAAGCTTCTCACTGTCCGAAACAGCATAATCATGAAATACTTGGCAGTACAAAAATTAAAGGGTGTTGTGAAAATGCTCATAATCATAGATTTGCAACCGTATCAGGTGATGCGATCCCCTGTGACGGTAGCCATGTTCACGAAGTAGAATTTACTACTGATTCATGCGATGGTCATAAACACGAATTCTGCGGCACATCCGGTCCTGCTATTGATGTTGGCTGCGGGCGTCATGTGCATCTTATAAAAGGATGTACTTCCTGCAATTCTGATCATAAACATGAATTTGTAGTAGCAACCCTGATAGAAGATCCAATATGTGAATAG